The following coding sequences are from one Culex quinquefasciatus strain JHB chromosome 1, VPISU_Cqui_1.0_pri_paternal, whole genome shotgun sequence window:
- the LOC6034313 gene encoding uncharacterized protein LOC6034313, translating into MTSFDDPRVNYKFVALIECYPWIYDTTHPDYAIAEKVDAGWQQVVDELGIGATIQDCKARWRNIRGRFTKYIKAYSEDSTVTPYYLASALRFVLPFMKNRLCLTDAQFEQIGTEPGDVSDNSHLFTPSITLGEVEIIESSDEGELDLKPTCIEEESLLVEPVSEARPTARKRPSPVPMETPQPERKESRKRSRTVQEPEPASSSYPATSSSRSDEVRFSNSSVSIDFDPNSMQRDCDVMFLLSLLPDFKNMNERQKRKFKAGVMNLTFDIMEEN; encoded by the exons ATGACTTCGTTTGACGATCCCCGGGTCAACTACAAGTTCGTGGCGCTGATTGAGTGCTATCCGTGGATCTACGACACAACCCACCCGGACTACGCCATAGCGGAAAAGGTCGATGCAGGGTGGCAGCAGGTGGTCGATGAGCTCGGAATCGGAG CTACCATACAGGACTGCAAAGCCCGCTGGCGGAACATCCGCGGACGGTTCACAAAGTACATCAAGGCGTACTCCGAGGACAGCACAGTCACGCCGTACTACCTGGCCAGTGCGCTACGGTTCGTGCTTCCCTTTATGAAGAACCGCCTCTGCCTCACCGATGCCCAGTTCGAACAGATCGGAACGGAACCCGGCGATGTTTCGGACAACAGTCACCTCTTTACGCCGTCGATCACACTCGGCGAGGTGGAAATCATCGAATCGTCCGACGAGGGTGAACTCGACCTGAAACCTACCTGCATCGAGGAGGAATCTCTGCTCGTAGAACCGGTCAGTGAGGCGAGACCTACGGCACGGAAGCGACCATCGCCAGTGCCGATGGAGACACCTCAACCGGAGAGGAAAGAGTCGCGAAAGCGATCTCGAACGGTTCAAGAACCGGAGCCGGCGTCCAGCTCATATCCGGCGACGTCCTCGAGTCGAAGCGATGAAGTCCGGTTCAGCAACAGTTCGGTGTCAATCGACTTTGATCCGAACAGTATGCAACGGGACTGTGATGTGATGTTTCTGCTGAGTTTGCTGCCCGATTTTAAGAACATGAACGAACGGCAGAAGCGGAAGTTTAAGGCGGGCGTCATGAATCTGACCTTTGATATCATGGAGGAGAATTAA